In the Bombus fervidus isolate BK054 unplaced genomic scaffold, iyBomFerv1 scaffold0165, whole genome shotgun sequence genome, atgtaaaattaaagttaaataatttaataataaacaattattaatatttataattaaatcataaatttttccatattggataaatctaaataaataaattgaataaataaatctaaataaacaatatataattaaaaatataaataaatatttacatcaatatattaatcttattagtaaaaaaatttctctaactatatttaaagaaattggagctccagaattaaaaatacatattaaaaatcatattattgatattgaaggtattaaattgattatacctttattaataaaaattaaacgtctattagtttgtatataaattatattaactaaataaaataatcctgAAGAAACAAGTCcatgagaaattattattattaatcttccTAAAATtcctaatttaatttctaataataatccTATTGATATAATTCCTATATGAATTACAGAAGATAaagcaataattaattttatatcaaattgaattaaacaaataaatcttaaaaacaatattcctaaaatattaataaatataaaaaaagttaataaattatttattaaaaatttaaatataaaaattaatcgtaataatCCATATCTtcctaattttaatataattgaagCTAAAATTATAGATCTAAAAAATGAGGCTTCTACATGAGCTTTAATTAATCATCCATGAAATAAGTATATAGGGATTTTaactaaaaaagatattaatatataaataaaactaaataaatctaattttaaatcaactatttctaaataaaaaaaacatatacTGCCTtctaaatctaaaattttaaaaataaaatataatataggtaaagaaaaaattaatgtgtaaaatattatataaaaagaagctAAAATACGATCTTCTATATAACCtcattctataattatataaaagattaataataatctagcttcatatataaaataaaaaattaataaatctattgataaaaaatttattaatattagtaatattaaaataaaatttattattaaacatttttttgtatattcttttaaatttaaaaaaattaatctaaaaattcaaaatattattaaaattaaataatttgaataataattaattcctaaatttctaaaaatataaattcatttaattcatcttaaatttattaaataaataaaacttattaaaaatattatatttcttaaaattataaaatctaaaaattttataaaaaaaattatataaaaaaaaataaaaatttcaatcatttttaatataaattaataaaattaattttttgatgaccatattcataatttattctaaCTATTAATGATAATCCTAAAACTCCTTCACAaactgaataaattaaataaattaaaaaaattcaattattataattaattgaaattatattaaataaaatcattataattaaatattccattccaattaaaaaatttaaaaaataaacaaaataatttattataataaataatataaaaataattaaattaacaatcaaaaaaattgaaattaattaataattaatatgttatatagtttaactaaaaacattaattttgtaaattaaaattttaaaattaattaatataacaaaaatttaaaaatttcaaaaaaatttaattttcataaatatctataattcccaaaattataattttatttaaactattttttggttaatttttaaaatgaaaattttaattatttttaatattattttatttacaaatttttacataaatttaatattaattttaaattatatatttataaatatttttatttcacctttaAAACaactaatatatttaattttttatgtaattttaataataattaatattttaattttaaaacaaaatatttcattaaatttatttattttaattattatttttattagaggaattttaattttattttcttattttatttgtttaattaataatttaacaaaaaaaaataattttttaaatttaatttttttaaatttatttttaattatatttattataattcaaataaaacaattaaataaatttattataaaaaattataattttaattttgtaaaaaataacaaaattaatattattaaaaaactatatttaaatcctaattattttattttattaatatttattatttttttaattattatattatttattataacaaaaatttgttttattgaaaataaaaatttacgaacaaaaaaatgaaaaaaataattccaataatttataaaataaatttaataaatttaccaatatcatttattaatttaccaacaccaattaatattaattatttttgaaattttggatCGATTTTaggaatatttctaataattcaaattatttcaggattatttctttctatacATTATTGTCCAAATATCAATATTGCATTTTACAGAATTTCTAacattataaaagatataaattcaggttgattaattcgtttaattcatataaatggtgcttcattttattttttaattatatatttacatattgcacgaaatatattttattattcatttaaattattacaagttTGAATAATTGgtgtatcaattttatttttatcaatagcaACTGCATTTTTAGGATATGTTCTTCCATGAGGTCAAATATCATTTTGAGGAGCAAtagtaattacaaatttaatttcagcaaTTCCTTATATTGGGCAATTTATAGTTGAATGAATCTGAGGAggattttcaattaataatgatacattaaatcgattttattcatttcattttattttaccatttattattcttttaatagtttttattcatttaataattttacatattacagGATCTTCAAATCCTATtcattctaaaataaatatttataaaattaattttcatccatattttacaattaaagatataattacaattattttagtatttatattatttataattattaatcttcAATTTCCATATATATTAGGAGATccagataattttaaaatagcaAATCCAATAATTACCCCAGTTCATATTAAACcagaatgatattttttatttgcatattcAATTTTACGAGTTATTCCTAATAAATTAGGAGgagtaattatattatttttttcaatttttattctatatttaattccattaattaatttaaataatttaaaaaataataaattttattttataaataaaa is a window encoding:
- the LOC139997746 gene encoding LOW QUALITY PROTEIN: cytochrome b-like (The sequence of the model RefSeq protein was modified relative to this genomic sequence to represent the inferred CDS: substituted 11 bases at 11 genomic stop codons), whose protein sequence is MKKIIPIIYKINLINLPISFINLPTPININYFXNFGSILGIFLIIQIISGLFLSIHYCPNINIAFYRISNIIKDINSGXLIRLIHINGASFYFLIIYLHIARNIFYYSFKLLQVXIIGVSILFLSIATAFLGYVLPXGQISFXGAIVITNLISAIPYIGQFIVEXIXGGFSINNDTLNRFYSFHFILPFIILLIVFIHLIILHITGSSNPIHSKINIYKINFHPYFTIKDIITIILVFILFIIINLQFPYILGDPDNFKIANPIITPVHIKPEXYFLFAYSILRVIPNKLGGVIILFFSIFILYLIPLINLNNLKNNKFYFINKIIYXXFINIFIILTXLGRQIIEYPYINLNQIFTFIYFFYLILSFYINNI